A part of Myxococcus stipitatus genomic DNA contains:
- a CDS encoding polysaccharide biosynthesis/export family protein, translated as MRTSRLLCLVALSGALSACFGSAQRPPPPSPTPASEAGEAHSGGGTLGPGDVVEVRVFQEPEHSGTWRLSPEGTIDYPLCGKVPLRGKTPSTAADALRDCLGRYVRRPEVSVLIREYNSQKIFVFGEVQKPGTFPVDGEMSIVQAITLAGGFTKVAAKNNTLVTRVVNGQERKIRVPVEDIGVGREKNFMLQPGDIVFVPESFF; from the coding sequence ATGAGAACCTCCCGCCTCCTGTGCCTGGTCGCCCTGTCGGGCGCGTTGAGCGCGTGCTTCGGCTCCGCGCAGCGTCCCCCGCCCCCCTCCCCCACCCCGGCCTCCGAGGCCGGCGAAGCGCACTCGGGCGGCGGCACCCTGGGCCCCGGCGACGTGGTGGAGGTGCGCGTCTTCCAGGAGCCCGAGCACTCCGGCACCTGGCGCCTGTCCCCCGAGGGCACCATCGACTATCCGCTGTGCGGCAAGGTGCCGCTGCGGGGCAAGACGCCCAGCACCGCCGCGGACGCGCTGCGCGACTGCCTGGGGCGCTACGTGCGCCGGCCCGAGGTGTCGGTGCTCATCCGCGAGTACAACTCGCAGAAGATCTTCGTCTTCGGCGAGGTGCAGAAGCCGGGCACCTTCCCGGTGGACGGGGAGATGTCCATCGTCCAGGCGATTACGCTCGCGGGCGGCTTCACCAAGGTGGCGGCGAAGAACAACACGCTGGTGACGCGCGTGGTGAACGGGCAGGAGCGCAAGATTCGCGTGCCCGTGGAGGACATCGGCGTGGGGCGGGAGAAGAACTTCATGCTCCAGCCCGGCGACATCGTCTTCGTGCCGGAGAGCTTCTTCTAG
- a CDS encoding inositol monophosphatase family protein: MAPAAPETPAALRRTAEEGARLAGRILSERFLGERTIELKGGIDLVTDADRASEEALLAFLRARHPTHAILAEESGASAGSDGWRWLVDPLDGTTNYAHRVPHFCVSVAVEGPHGVVAGAVYDPMLDELFSAARGEGATLNGRPLRASAVASLDAALLCTGFPYDVRERPEGPVGLFTRFVLRAQGMRRTGSAAMDLAYVAAGRFDGFFEFGLKPWDIAAGSLLVEEAGGVVRHVTGAPFSVLRGDVIASAPALAPTLLSEAKHFIDAMGWTPRA, encoded by the coding sequence ATGGCCCCCGCTGCCCCCGAGACGCCCGCCGCCCTGCGCCGCACCGCGGAGGAGGGCGCCCGCCTCGCCGGACGCATCCTCTCCGAGCGCTTCCTGGGCGAGCGCACCATCGAGCTCAAGGGCGGCATCGACCTGGTCACCGACGCGGACCGCGCGTCCGAAGAAGCGCTGCTCGCCTTCCTCCGCGCACGCCACCCCACCCACGCCATCCTCGCGGAGGAGAGCGGCGCCAGCGCAGGCTCGGACGGCTGGCGCTGGCTGGTGGACCCGCTCGACGGCACCACCAACTACGCCCACCGCGTGCCCCACTTCTGCGTCAGCGTCGCCGTGGAGGGCCCCCACGGCGTCGTCGCCGGCGCCGTCTACGACCCGATGCTCGACGAGCTGTTCTCCGCCGCGCGAGGGGAGGGCGCCACCCTCAACGGCCGCCCGCTGCGCGCCAGCGCCGTGGCCTCGCTGGACGCGGCGCTCCTGTGCACCGGCTTCCCCTACGACGTGCGCGAGCGCCCCGAGGGCCCCGTCGGCCTGTTCACCCGCTTCGTCCTGCGCGCCCAGGGCATGCGCCGCACCGGCAGCGCCGCCATGGACCTGGCGTACGTCGCCGCCGGCCGCTTCGACGGCTTCTTCGAGTTCGGCCTCAAGCCCTGGGACATCGCCGCGGGCTCCCTGCTGGTGGAAGAGGCCGGTGGCGTCGTCCGCCACGTCACCGGCGCGCCCTTCAGCGTCCTGCGTGGCGACGTCATCGCCTCCGCGCCCGCGCTCGCCCCCACGCTCCTCTCCGAGGCGAAACATTTCATCGACGCGATGGGCTGGACGCCGCGCGCCTGA
- a CDS encoding TlpA family protein disulfide reductase, translating to MRLPLLAALAALSLSACARNAMPSLTPTLPGGTGEDGQTNGSPAPLVFQVKRYPSGGTYDLQSDRGNVVLLDVWATWCEPCRDALPMYENLAREYASRGLKVYALNVDEDPRAIAPFLEEVKVSLPVLLDENARVAERTLKVRGMPTTYIIDRRGVVRYFHEGFAEEFLTKYQSEIESLLAEPAP from the coding sequence ATGCGCCTGCCCCTCCTCGCCGCCCTCGCCGCCCTGTCGCTCTCCGCCTGTGCCCGCAACGCGATGCCCTCCCTGACGCCCACCCTGCCGGGCGGAACCGGCGAGGACGGGCAGACGAACGGCTCGCCCGCGCCGCTCGTCTTCCAGGTGAAGCGCTACCCGTCCGGGGGGACGTACGACCTCCAGAGCGACCGGGGCAACGTGGTGCTGCTCGACGTCTGGGCCACCTGGTGTGAGCCATGCCGGGACGCGCTGCCCATGTACGAGAACCTCGCCCGCGAGTACGCGTCCCGGGGCCTGAAGGTCTACGCGCTCAACGTGGACGAGGATCCGCGCGCCATCGCCCCGTTCCTCGAGGAGGTGAAGGTGTCGCTGCCCGTCCTCCTCGACGAGAACGCCCGCGTGGCCGAGCGCACGCTCAAGGTGCGCGGGATGCCCACGACGTACATCATCGACCGGAGGGGCGTGGTCCGGTACTTCCACGAGGGCTTCGCGGAGGAGTTCCTCACCAAGTACCAGTCGGAAATCGAGAGCCTGCTGGCCGAGCCCGCCCCCTAG
- the mpl gene encoding UDP-N-acetylmuramate:L-alanyl-gamma-D-glutamyl-meso-diaminopimelate ligase: MPDDNGNVLETLEPGSVRRIHLVGVAGTGMGSFAGMLKAAGYEVTGSDENVYPPMSDMLRAWGIPAASPYRPENLDAAKPDLVIIGNVIRRVNPEATAVRERRLPQMSFPAALGSLFLAKSHSVVVAGTHGKTTTSSLMAHVLVEAGKDPSFLVGGVTQNYAGNYRVGKGPHFVVEGDEYDTAYWDKGSKFLHYRPRTAILTSVEFDHADIFRDLPHYEATFEKFVRLIPTDGQLVVCAAYPNAVKLSREGCQGRVVTYVAKEGADADYTPRDVSYGPDGARFGVVERGQVLGTVTLPMGGAHNVENALGVIAASRGLGLSFDEIAQGLASFRGVKRRQEPRGEPCGILVVDDFAHHPTAVRETISAIHRRYPQRRLWAIFEPRSNTSRRNIHQEEYAHSFTGAARASLKVPERHDKVPVGEELDVPRLVRDLQAQGIAAEGSTDVQALVDLVSRESRPGDVLLVMSNGAFGGFIDKLLVALKARAGETA; the protein is encoded by the coding sequence ATGCCTGACGACAACGGTAACGTCCTCGAAACCCTCGAACCCGGCAGCGTCCGCCGCATCCACCTGGTGGGCGTGGCCGGCACCGGCATGGGCTCGTTCGCCGGCATGCTCAAGGCCGCGGGCTACGAGGTCACCGGCAGCGACGAGAACGTCTACCCGCCCATGAGCGACATGCTCCGCGCGTGGGGCATCCCCGCCGCCTCGCCCTACCGCCCGGAGAACCTGGACGCCGCGAAGCCCGACCTCGTCATCATCGGCAACGTCATCCGCCGGGTGAACCCCGAGGCCACCGCCGTCCGAGAGCGCCGCCTCCCGCAGATGAGCTTCCCCGCCGCGCTGGGCTCGCTCTTCCTCGCGAAGTCGCACTCGGTCGTCGTCGCCGGCACCCACGGCAAGACGACCACGTCCTCGCTCATGGCCCACGTGCTCGTCGAGGCCGGCAAGGACCCGTCCTTCCTCGTGGGAGGCGTCACGCAGAACTACGCGGGCAACTACCGCGTGGGCAAGGGCCCGCACTTCGTCGTCGAGGGCGACGAGTACGACACCGCCTACTGGGACAAGGGCTCCAAGTTCCTCCACTACCGCCCGCGCACAGCCATCCTCACCAGCGTGGAGTTCGACCACGCCGACATCTTCCGCGACCTGCCGCACTACGAGGCGACGTTCGAGAAGTTCGTCCGCCTCATCCCCACCGACGGCCAGCTCGTCGTCTGCGCCGCGTACCCCAACGCCGTGAAGCTCTCCCGCGAGGGCTGCCAGGGCCGCGTCGTCACCTACGTCGCGAAGGAGGGCGCGGACGCCGACTACACCCCGCGCGACGTCTCCTACGGCCCCGACGGCGCGCGCTTCGGCGTCGTCGAGCGCGGCCAGGTGCTCGGCACCGTGACGCTGCCCATGGGCGGCGCGCACAACGTGGAGAACGCGCTGGGCGTCATCGCCGCCTCGCGCGGCCTGGGCCTGTCCTTCGACGAAATCGCCCAGGGCCTGGCCTCGTTCCGCGGCGTGAAGCGCCGGCAGGAGCCCCGGGGCGAGCCCTGCGGCATCCTCGTGGTGGACGACTTCGCCCACCACCCCACGGCCGTGCGGGAGACCATCTCCGCCATCCACCGCCGCTACCCCCAGCGCCGCCTGTGGGCCATCTTCGAGCCCCGCTCCAACACCAGCCGCCGCAACATCCACCAGGAGGAGTACGCGCACTCGTTCACCGGCGCCGCCCGCGCCAGCCTCAAGGTGCCCGAGCGCCACGACAAGGTGCCCGTGGGCGAGGAGCTGGACGTGCCTCGCCTGGTGCGCGACCTCCAGGCCCAGGGCATCGCCGCCGAGGGCTCCACCGACGTGCAGGCCCTGGTCGACCTGGTGTCCCGCGAGTCCCGCCCCGGTGACGTGCTGCTCGTCATGAGCAACGGCGCCTTCGGTGGCTTCATCGACAAGCTGCTCGTGGCCCTGAAGGCCCGGGCAGGGGAGACTGCCTGA
- a CDS encoding serine hydrolase domain-containing protein — protein sequence MSSAPPEKHPIAVLQTLLDEAVGIGVFPAAQAVVLHRGVQVFGGVAGKASGDTRFDLASVTKVLSTTALFVRLWTEGKVGPDTLVSRYFPGTPVGDAGVTVADLLYHRSGLPPFVPFFAQALTAHPTLLDADCPAALRARVRDEVLQAAATTPLAAAPRTVSAYSDVGFILLGEILARAAGAPLDTLFSRHIAEPLGLSARFHRLTDFPIDGTTAPTGATRPREPAPGQEGLWKDVPSAPTRPGEVDDDNAWVMDGVAGHAGLFGTAVDVARFGQAVLADCTGSSAVLAPAPLWYRALATDPLVPGSTRSMGFDSPSKGVSSAGRFIGDTPPGAVGHLGFTGTSLWIDLRRSLVVVLVTNRVANGRQELRIRDFRPVFHDFVVEALGLTSTQQGPHA from the coding sequence ATGAGCAGCGCCCCCCCCGAGAAGCACCCCATCGCCGTCCTCCAGACGCTCCTCGACGAGGCCGTGGGCATCGGCGTCTTCCCCGCCGCCCAGGCCGTCGTCCTCCACCGGGGCGTCCAGGTCTTCGGCGGCGTCGCGGGCAAGGCCTCCGGCGACACCCGCTTCGACCTCGCCTCCGTTACCAAGGTGCTCTCCACCACCGCCCTGTTCGTCCGCCTCTGGACCGAGGGCAAGGTCGGCCCGGACACGCTCGTGTCCCGCTACTTCCCCGGCACCCCCGTGGGCGACGCCGGCGTCACCGTCGCGGACCTGCTCTACCACCGCTCCGGCCTGCCCCCCTTCGTCCCCTTCTTCGCCCAGGCCCTCACCGCGCACCCGACCCTGCTCGACGCGGACTGCCCCGCCGCCCTGCGCGCCCGCGTCCGCGACGAGGTTCTCCAGGCCGCCGCCACCACGCCGCTCGCCGCCGCCCCTCGCACGGTCTCCGCGTACAGCGACGTGGGCTTCATCCTGCTCGGCGAAATCCTCGCGCGCGCCGCCGGCGCCCCGCTCGACACGCTCTTCTCGCGCCACATCGCCGAGCCGCTCGGTCTCTCCGCCCGCTTCCACCGCCTCACCGACTTCCCCATCGACGGCACCACCGCCCCCACCGGCGCCACCCGCCCGCGCGAGCCCGCCCCCGGGCAGGAGGGCTTGTGGAAGGACGTGCCCTCCGCCCCCACGCGCCCCGGCGAGGTCGACGACGACAACGCCTGGGTGATGGACGGCGTCGCCGGACACGCGGGTCTCTTCGGCACCGCCGTGGACGTGGCCCGCTTCGGCCAGGCCGTGCTCGCCGACTGCACCGGCTCCAGCGCCGTGCTCGCCCCCGCGCCCCTCTGGTACCGCGCGCTCGCCACCGACCCGCTCGTCCCCGGCAGCACCCGCTCCATGGGCTTCGACTCGCCCTCCAAGGGCGTCTCCAGCGCCGGCCGCTTCATCGGCGACACGCCGCCGGGCGCCGTGGGCCACCTGGGCTTCACCGGCACCAGCCTCTGGATCGACCTGCGCCGCTCGCTCGTGGTGGTGCTCGTCACCAACCGCGTGGCCAACGGTCGCCAGGAGCTGCGCATCCGCGACTTCCGACCCGTGTTCCACGACTTCGTCGTGGAGGCGCTCGGCCTCACTTCCACCCAGCAGGGACCGCATGCCTGA
- a CDS encoding S66 peptidase family protein: protein MRWLKPLPLRPRDPVHVVAPAGPFDRPTFEVGLAVLAERYAPILRPDLYAAHRYLAGEDTRRAEELSHALLDPNARAIFCARGGYGSARLLPRLPLADAAPLFTGFSDLTSVHAALQALGRVSIHGPVITQLGKQPQAVRDAFFRLLESPEAPPPLTGTATYVPGTAEGVLLGGNLSVFSRLLGTPYLPPLDGAVLLLEDVTERPYRIDRMWTHLRLAGVFSRVRGIVLGDFTSCEEKGADYSSADVLRDLAREEGLPCAAGFPIGHGDLNFPVALGTHVRLDADAARLTFLEGAVRA, encoded by the coding sequence GTGCGTTGGCTCAAGCCCCTCCCGCTGCGTCCCCGGGACCCCGTCCACGTCGTCGCCCCCGCAGGACCGTTCGACCGCCCCACCTTCGAGGTGGGCCTCGCCGTCCTCGCCGAGCGCTACGCCCCCATCCTCCGCCCCGACCTCTACGCCGCCCACCGCTACCTCGCGGGCGAGGACACGCGCCGCGCCGAGGAGCTCTCCCACGCCCTCCTCGACCCCAACGCCCGCGCCATCTTCTGCGCCCGCGGCGGCTACGGCAGCGCGCGCCTCCTGCCTCGGCTCCCCCTCGCCGACGCCGCCCCCCTCTTCACCGGCTTCTCCGACCTCACCTCCGTCCACGCCGCCCTCCAGGCCCTCGGCCGCGTCTCCATCCACGGTCCCGTCATCACCCAGCTCGGGAAGCAGCCCCAGGCCGTCCGCGACGCCTTCTTCCGCCTCCTCGAGTCCCCAGAGGCCCCTCCACCGCTGACGGGCACCGCCACCTACGTTCCCGGCACCGCCGAGGGTGTCCTCCTGGGCGGCAACCTCTCCGTCTTCTCCCGCCTGCTCGGCACGCCGTACCTGCCGCCGCTCGACGGGGCCGTGCTCCTCCTCGAGGACGTCACCGAGCGCCCCTACCGAATCGACCGCATGTGGACGCACCTGCGCCTGGCGGGGGTCTTCTCGCGCGTGCGCGGCATCGTCCTGGGCGACTTCACCTCCTGCGAGGAGAAGGGCGCCGACTACTCCAGCGCCGACGTGCTCCGCGACCTCGCCCGCGAGGAGGGCCTGCCGTGCGCGGCGGGCTTCCCCATCGGCCACGGCGACCTCAACTTCCCCGTCGCCCTCGGCACCCACGTCCGCCTCGACGCCGACGCGGCCCGCCTCACGTTCCTCGAAGGAGCCGTGCGCGCATGA
- a CDS encoding RsmB/NOP family class I SAM-dependent RNA methyltransferase, translating to MDRTLRAHRDLSREQRQALKEALFNVGLWRHRLAFLLGRDDAPPPFLLYALLHGLARVPASTAAAIAGVGEDSPLPLTSTPPPSLALRASLPDWLADHFSRELGPEAEDFCAHLNVPGPITLRANPLRTSREALAERLRSEGVSTRPGAWSPLALHIEGPRPNLYALASLREGLFEVQDEGSQLLGLVLDARPGETVVDLCAGAGGKTLLLGAQMRDSGRLLAHDPDAERLDRLLQRTARAGLTRIQVLRTAPAPGLGADRVLADVPCSELGTLRRGPDLRFRTSPEELARFPPIQRDILARAADLVRPGGRLVYATCTVNRAENEDVVSAFLASRPDYHLVRPGEGWLPDTCLRGDFLFVAPHRHGTDAFFAAVMERSAG from the coding sequence GTGGATCGCACCCTGCGTGCCCACCGCGACCTCTCCCGGGAGCAGCGCCAGGCCCTCAAGGAGGCCCTCTTCAACGTGGGCCTCTGGCGCCACCGCCTCGCCTTCCTCCTCGGCCGCGACGACGCCCCGCCCCCCTTCCTCCTCTACGCCCTCCTGCACGGCCTCGCGCGAGTCCCCGCCTCCACCGCCGCCGCCATCGCCGGGGTAGGGGAGGACTCGCCTCTCCCCCTGACCTCCACCCCTCCGCCCTCGCTCGCCCTCCGAGCCTCCCTCCCGGACTGGCTCGCCGACCACTTCTCCCGGGAGCTCGGCCCCGAGGCCGAGGACTTCTGTGCCCACCTCAACGTTCCGGGCCCCATCACCCTCCGCGCGAACCCGCTCCGCACCTCCCGCGAAGCCCTCGCCGAGCGCCTCCGCTCGGAGGGCGTCTCCACCCGCCCTGGGGCCTGGAGCCCGCTCGCGCTCCACATCGAGGGCCCCCGACCCAACCTCTACGCCCTGGCCTCCCTCCGCGAGGGCCTCTTCGAGGTCCAGGACGAGGGCAGCCAGCTCCTCGGCCTCGTCCTCGATGCCCGCCCTGGCGAGACGGTCGTCGACCTGTGCGCGGGCGCCGGCGGCAAGACGCTCCTGCTCGGCGCCCAGATGCGCGACTCCGGCCGCCTCCTGGCCCACGACCCCGACGCCGAGCGCCTCGACCGGCTCCTCCAGCGCACCGCCCGCGCCGGCCTCACCCGTATCCAGGTCCTCCGGACAGCCCCCGCCCCCGGGCTCGGCGCCGACCGCGTCCTCGCCGACGTCCCGTGCTCCGAGTTGGGCACCCTCCGCCGGGGCCCCGACCTGCGCTTCCGCACCTCCCCGGAGGAGCTCGCCCGCTTCCCGCCCATCCAGCGCGACATCCTCGCCCGTGCCGCCGACCTGGTGCGTCCCGGCGGCCGGCTCGTCTACGCCACCTGCACCGTCAACCGCGCCGAGAACGAGGACGTCGTCTCCGCCTTCCTCGCCTCGCGACCCGACTACCACCTCGTCCGCCCCGGCGAGGGCTGGCTCCCCGACACCTGCCTGCGCGGCGACTTCCTCTTCGTCGCCCCCCACCGCCACGGCACTGACGCCTTCTTCGCCGCGGTGATGGAGCGCTCGGCCGGGTAG
- a CDS encoding integrase core domain-containing protein, producing the protein MPCGPLRGAAEFWRAGYGRQEWQDEGLRQCAGSDVALGLAEPFGTGSGEFGSSPATRSLSREAPITEACTGRSPLLGISPALLAGLAASTVPGAAVTVVKWHRMGFRLFWRWKSRSRVGRPRATPELRALIRRMAEANPTWGAPRIHGELLKLGMAVGQTTVARYMPRPGRGAPKPSPTWRNFLRLHLAESAGMDFFVIPTATFGVLLGFVVVSHRDRRILHLNVTAHPTEEWTKQQLREAFPWTSAPRYLHRDRDKLYSEGVRATLTHLGIREVPSAARCPWQNPYAERVIGSIRRELLDHVVVLNEAHARRLLREYQRYYNASRTHLSRGKDAPETRKVQGPEHGSKVIELREVFGLHHRYERRAA; encoded by the coding sequence ATGCCATGCGGTCCGTTACGGGGCGCGGCAGAATTCTGGCGTGCTGGCTACGGCCGGCAAGAATGGCAGGATGAGGGCCTTCGTCAATGCGCTGGCTCAGACGTTGCGCTCGGCCTTGCGGAGCCGTTCGGAACTGGCTCTGGAGAATTTGGCTCTTCGCCAGCAACTCGCAGTCTTTCGCGAGAAGCGCCCATCACCGAGGCTTGCACGGGGCGATCGCCTCTTCTGGGTATTTCTCCAGCGCTTCTGGCAGGGCTGGCGGCGTCCACTGTGCCTGGTGCAGCCGTCACGGTGGTGAAGTGGCATCGGATGGGCTTTCGGCTCTTCTGGCGCTGGAAGTCCCGGAGTCGGGTGGGGCGGCCTCGGGCAACTCCGGAACTGCGCGCGTTGATTCGGCGCATGGCCGAAGCCAATCCGACATGGGGTGCCCCGCGCATTCACGGGGAGTTACTAAAGCTGGGGATGGCGGTAGGCCAGACAACGGTCGCTCGGTACATGCCCAGACCGGGAAGGGGAGCGCCGAAACCGTCACCAACATGGCGGAACTTCTTGCGCTTGCATCTGGCGGAGTCCGCTGGGATGGACTTCTTTGTCATTCCGACTGCGACGTTTGGAGTGCTGTTGGGATTTGTGGTTGTGAGTCACCGAGACAGGCGAATCCTCCACCTCAATGTGACAGCGCACCCGACGGAAGAATGGACGAAGCAACAGTTGCGAGAGGCCTTTCCCTGGACCAGTGCTCCGAGGTACTTGCACCGAGATAGGGACAAGCTCTACTCGGAGGGCGTTCGCGCCACGCTTACCCATTTGGGGATTCGCGAGGTGCCGAGTGCAGCACGGTGTCCGTGGCAGAATCCCTATGCGGAGAGAGTCATCGGCTCGATACGTAGGGAGCTGCTGGACCATGTCGTCGTCCTGAACGAAGCCCACGCTCGGCGCCTGCTGCGCGAGTACCAGCGCTACTACAATGCGAGCCGGACGCACCTGTCGCGCGGGAAAGATGCGCCCGAGACGCGTAAGGTGCAGGGCCCGGAGCATGGATCCAAGGTGATAGAGCTACGGGAAGTCTTCGGGCTCCACCACCGGTACGAGCGCCGCGCTGCGTAG
- a CDS encoding AI-2E family transporter — protein MPSREPSSRQSSQVSSKTVFTVCFTVLAVTALAYFILKTTVSLVLTVGAVMVAIALDHAVELLTRRGLRRSLAIAIVVVGLIAVGVGLGLLVIPPAIRQGRALVAEAPMLWEKVQHTRFFMALNARFDVQEQLRQESQGATGAMNLNPVISAVGGILRVLGGLVTLLFLTIFVLVFGPDLKNSALEELELESQERYARIVANIYRSVGGYLAGLLGICSLNALVTTVFLAITRMPFFLPLGLLSGASSLVPYAGPLAVGSMITLLALMTGGLWKGVATAVYFVLYGQLEGNVLGPLVYRRTAHVNPLVTLLSIVFLAEFMGVAGAVIAVPLAAVAQVVVRELLTLRRARQAQSAAVDSVEKS, from the coding sequence ATGCCCTCTCGTGAACCGTCGAGCCGGCAGTCCTCCCAGGTGAGCTCCAAGACGGTCTTCACCGTGTGCTTCACGGTTCTTGCCGTCACGGCGCTGGCGTATTTCATCCTGAAGACCACGGTCTCGCTCGTGCTCACCGTCGGCGCGGTGATGGTGGCCATTGCGTTGGACCATGCCGTCGAGTTGCTGACCCGGCGAGGGCTGAGGCGCTCCCTGGCGATTGCCATCGTGGTCGTCGGGCTGATTGCCGTCGGGGTAGGGCTGGGCCTCCTGGTCATCCCGCCGGCGATTCGCCAGGGGCGTGCGCTGGTGGCCGAGGCCCCAATGCTCTGGGAGAAGGTGCAACACACCCGGTTCTTCATGGCGCTCAACGCCCGGTTCGATGTTCAGGAGCAGCTTCGCCAAGAGAGCCAAGGCGCGACAGGGGCAATGAATCTCAATCCAGTGATCTCCGCGGTCGGCGGCATCCTCCGCGTCCTCGGCGGGCTGGTGACGCTGCTCTTCTTGACGATCTTCGTCCTGGTCTTCGGTCCCGACCTCAAGAACAGCGCGTTGGAGGAACTGGAACTCGAGAGCCAGGAGCGCTACGCGCGGATCGTCGCGAACATCTATCGCTCCGTGGGGGGATACCTCGCGGGGCTGTTGGGCATCTGCTCGCTCAACGCATTGGTGACGACCGTCTTCCTGGCAATCACCCGGATGCCTTTCTTCCTCCCGCTGGGGTTGTTGAGCGGCGCTTCGAGCCTGGTCCCATACGCCGGGCCCCTGGCCGTGGGCTCGATGATTACGCTGCTGGCCCTGATGACGGGCGGGCTGTGGAAGGGCGTGGCGACGGCCGTCTACTTCGTCCTCTACGGTCAGCTGGAGGGTAACGTCCTCGGGCCGCTGGTGTACCGACGCACCGCGCACGTGAACCCGCTGGTGACTCTGCTCTCCATTGTGTTCCTCGCGGAGTTCATGGGCGTCGCGGGAGCGGTGATTGCGGTCCCGCTCGCCGCGGTGGCCCAAGTCGTGGTGCGTGAGCTCCTCACCTTGCGCAGAGCACGGCAAGCGCAGAGCGCCGCTGTGGACTCGGTCGAGAAGTCATGA
- a CDS encoding YihY/virulence factor BrkB family protein, with amino-acid sequence MDGVSRGPAGKEASGSDRSPVETRRGGPLRRAQWGGVLARLRQEWKRNKLSNAAAALTFYGVLAIFPFLLFIVALAGLVIQPAQVQAIIGALGREVPPAFSQLLYAQLAQLTSMPSSRLLTFSVLASVWSAAAGVVSLIEALNAAYGVTESRPRWKVYGIALGMMLAAAILAVLAGLITVAAPALAARFGPPWTTLVGWLRLPIAALLMMMLWATLYSVLPNARQRFKLITPGSVVGVLVWLTASLGFSFYVSHFSTFGITYGALGGIIVLLLWMWISSLALILGAEINAVLARHPAGAKSGACLRSRRRRPPGPTQSPFAAS; translated from the coding sequence ATGGACGGTGTGTCCCGCGGCCCAGCGGGTAAGGAAGCGTCCGGCTCGGACAGGAGCCCTGTCGAGACACGCAGAGGGGGACCCCTCAGACGGGCGCAGTGGGGGGGCGTTCTTGCGAGACTGAGGCAGGAGTGGAAGCGCAACAAGCTGAGCAACGCAGCGGCCGCCCTCACGTTCTACGGTGTCCTCGCCATCTTTCCCTTCCTGCTGTTCATCGTTGCCCTGGCGGGTCTCGTCATCCAACCCGCACAAGTGCAAGCGATCATCGGCGCGCTGGGGCGCGAAGTGCCCCCTGCATTCAGCCAGCTCCTCTATGCGCAGCTGGCGCAACTCACTTCAATGCCCAGCAGTCGGTTGCTCACGTTCAGCGTACTGGCCTCGGTATGGTCGGCGGCCGCGGGCGTGGTGAGCCTCATTGAGGCGCTCAACGCGGCCTACGGCGTGACGGAGAGCCGCCCGCGTTGGAAGGTCTATGGGATAGCGCTTGGGATGATGCTGGCGGCAGCCATCCTGGCAGTGCTCGCCGGGCTCATCACCGTGGCGGCCCCAGCCCTCGCCGCCCGGTTCGGACCGCCATGGACGACGCTCGTTGGCTGGCTGCGGCTGCCCATCGCCGCGCTCCTGATGATGATGCTCTGGGCAACCCTCTACTCCGTGCTCCCGAATGCTCGACAGCGATTCAAACTCATCACCCCTGGCTCCGTCGTCGGGGTGCTCGTCTGGCTCACTGCTTCGCTGGGTTTCTCCTTCTATGTGTCCCACTTCAGCACCTTCGGCATCACCTATGGCGCCTTGGGGGGCATCATCGTCCTGCTCCTATGGATGTGGATCTCCTCGCTCGCGCTGATACTGGGCGCCGAGATCAACGCCGTCCTCGCTCGCCATCCCGCTGGAGCGAAGAGCGGAGCCTGCCTTCGTTCGAGGAGACGGCGGCCCCCTGGCCCTACCCAAAGTCCGTTCGCAGCGTCATGA